The Toxorhynchites rutilus septentrionalis strain SRP chromosome 3, ASM2978413v1, whole genome shotgun sequence genome includes a region encoding these proteins:
- the LOC129775364 gene encoding uncharacterized protein LOC129775364, whose translation MGSEAPLEPTEPLAAMTSLDTSKQSNGVEGKPSFGALPQYLHDAVARIAPQEGFTPGQFEVSFEVGSNKGDGFVAEMFRARIVEGNRELVILCKIPPTNDARREQFNTLSIFDREVQAYSLFLPTITEFQREKGITEELGIGFFNTPKCYLAYLDMAKQESAILMDDLRLQNYRMWDKSNPVNFEHARLLMIQLGRLHAVSFALKEQRPDVFEQFKVADPMTAAMTSSEAFMTMMTMSMDRAIGSLEPNEEKVRQKLEKLKSHMFEDMANLTSSKVGEPYSVLGHGDCWINNLMFAYKKGVPTDIVLLDWQICRYVSPVLDLVYFIFSCTDGELRRKHYDELIRIYYGSLKELLDRLGGDATRQFPFTALLRQLKACGKFGLLMAIFIVPLLCIENKDLPDLDAQAEKFKETQQLEMPFVINEQSEAKYRKRMSDVLRDVIRFGYL comes from the exons ATGGGTAGTGAAGCACCTCTCGAACCCACGGAGCCACTGGCAGCGATGACGTCCCTGGACACGTCGAAGCAATCGAACGGCGTCGAAGGAAAACCATCATTTGGTGCGTTACCCCAATACTTACACGATGCCGTCGCTCGCATCGCTCCCCAGGAAGGATTCACACCGGGCCAGTTCGAGGTCAGCTTCGAGGTGGGCTCCAACAAAGGTGATGGTTTTGTGGCTGAGATGTTCCGGGCCCGGATCGTCGAAGGCAATCGCGAGCTGGTGATTCTGTGTAAGATTCCCCCCACAAATGACGCGCGTCGCGAGCAGTTCAATACATTGTCGATATTCGATCGGGAAGTGCAAGCATATTCACTGTTTCTGCCCACGATCACCGAGTTTCAACGCGAGAAAGGCATCACTGAAGAACTAGGAATCGGTTTCTTCAATACACCAAAGTGTTACCTCGCCTATCTCGATATGGCTAAACAGGAGTCAGCAATTTTGATGGATGACCTGAGGCTGCAGAACTATCGCATGTGGGACAAATCAAACCCGGTAAACTTTGAGCACGCACGGCTGCTAATGATCCAACTGGGGAGATTACACGCGGTGTCGTTCGCTTTGAAGGAACAACGGCCGGATGTTTTCGAACAGTTCAAAGTGGCTGATCCGATGACTGCTGCGATGACATCAAGCGAAGCGTTCATGACAATGATGACTATGTCGATGGACAGAGCGATAGGTAGCCTTGAGCCGAACGAAGAAAAGGTCCGTCAGAAGTTGGAGAAGCTCAAAAGCCACATGTTCGAGGATATGGCAAATCTGACAAGCTCCAAAGTAGGCGAACCGTATAGCGTCTTGGGGCACGGTGATTGCTGGATCAATAACCTGATGTTTGCGTACAAG AAAGGTGTTCCCACGGATATAGTTTTGCTGGACTGGCAAATCTGCCGCTACGTTTCCCCGGTGCTCGACCTGGTGTACTTCATTTTCAGCTGTACCGATGGGGAGCTACGCAGAAAGCACTACGACGAGCTAATTCGTATTTACTACGGGTCACTGAAGGAACTACTCGATAGACTGGGAGGAGACGCGACGAGACAGTTCCCATTTACGGCACTGCTCCGCCAGCTGAAGGCTTGCGGCAAGTTTGGCCTACTGATGGCGATCTTTATTGTGCCATTGTTGTGCATCGAAAACAAAGACCTTCCCGATTTGGATGCCCAAGCAGAAAAGTTCAAAGAAACTCAACAGTTGGAGATGCCGTTCGTGATTAACGAACAATCGGAAGCCAAGTACAGGAAACGAATGAGTGACGTGTTAAGGGATGTGATTAGATTCGGTTATCTGTAG
- the LOC129775363 gene encoding uncharacterized oxidoreductase dhs-27-like isoform X1: MSEAIPVPIMDFTSDLDGPRRNSGSFVLREEVPIVDDTGRDDGSFVLREAVPIIDNGCLPLPAYVEESIVRVVPQEGFTPGRFSISIDGLKGCEGLIGELYNAVVKEEDISRELSILCKIPPLDPIRRARLNSTALFEREINVYANVLPALFEFQREKGVTEEMNAGFFNVPRCYFTHFDAGSEEALILLENLRARKFSTWNKLEPMNYEHTRLVMTQLGKFHALSLAVKDQRPDLFLHCKLPDAVVPAMQESAEIMNMVEFALEAVIHVLDPQEEKARWKVEGLRYDFFETLKSSVDPQRAEPYAVLNHGDCWVNNLMFQYQNGTPREIIFLDWQLIRYGSPALDVLYFLFCCTDQPFRNKHFDEIVRIYYTALKELLEELGSDPMEVFPFTALLRHLKTFGKFAVIMCALDIPILCTDPADIRSHEDAASAFAESIEAQQRYQCRMGGVVRDAVKYGYL, encoded by the exons ATGTCGGAAGCGATCCCCGTGCCCATCATGGATTTCACCAGTGATTTGGACGGCCCAAGGCGTAACAGTGGATCTTTCGTGCTCAGGGAAGAGGTTCCAATCGTGGACGACACAGGCCGCGACGATGGATCATTCGTGTTGAGAGAAGCGGTGCCCATAATTGATAACGGCTGTCTCCCTTTGCCGGCATACGTTGAGGAATCAATCGTCCGTGTAGTTCCGCAGGAAGGGTTCACTCCAGGAAGGTTTTCGATCTCAATCGACGGCCTCAAGGGATGTGAAGGATTGATCGGCGAGCTGTACAATGCCGTCGTGAAGGAGGAGGATATTTCGCGAGAACTGAGCATTCTTTGCAAGATTCCCCCGTTAGATCCGATTCGGAGGGCACGGCTCAACTCTACCGCATTGTTCGAAAGAGAAATCAATGTTTATGCTAATGTGCTGCCAGCACTGTTCGAGTTTCAACGTGAGAAAGGCGTTACCGAAGAGATGAACGCTGGATTTTTCAATGTTCCGAGGTGTTATTTCACCCACTTCGACGCTGGTAGCGAGGAAGCATTGATTCTTCTGGAGAATTTACGTGCCCGGAAATTCAGCACATGGAACAAGTTGGAACCAATGAATTATGAACACACACGCTTGGTGATGACGCAGCTGGGAAAATTTCATGCTCTGTCGCTAGCAGTGAAAGATCAGCGGCCAGATTTATTCCTGCACTGCAAACTACCCGATGCGGTCGTTCCTGCCATGCAGGAATCCGCAGAAATTATGAATATGGTCGAGTTCGCACTGGAAGCGGTGATTCATGTGCTGGATCCGCAAGAGGAGAAAGCTCGCTGGAAAGTGGAAGGTCTTCGTTATGACTTCTTCGAAACGCTCAAGAGTAGTGTGGATCCGCAACGGGCAGAACCGTATGCCGTGCTGAACCATGGCGATTGCTGGGTGAACAATCTTATGTTTCAATACcag AATGGAACGCCACGAGAAATCATCTTCTTGGACTGGCAACTGATACGATACGGATCACCGGCATTGGATGTGTTGTACTTTTTGTTCTGTTGCACGGATCAGCCCTTTCGAAACAAACACTTCGATGAGATCGTTCGGATTTACTACACTGCGTTGAAAGAACTTCTAGAGGAGCTGGGAAGTGACCCTATGGAAGTTTTTCCGTTCACAGCGCTGCTTAGGCATTTGAAAACGTTCGGCAAGTTCGCAGTGATAATGTGTGCCTTGGATATACCCATACTATGTACGGACCCAGCGGACATTCGAAGCCACGAGGATGCGGCTAGCGCCTTCGCGGAATCGATAGAGGCACAGCAGCGCTACCAGTGCCGTATGGGAGGTGTTGTGCGAGATGCAGTCAAGTACGGCTATCTGTAG
- the LOC129775363 gene encoding uncharacterized protein LOC129775363 isoform X2: protein MKPAVSNIPHFVQDGIRKTASKLNFGPQFTVDYDFRSGANSSSCVSIIYRITLREEPREVTLLCKGPLAGANDTLLALFEREVYIYQQLLPAFGEFQREHGIEQTAEEFVFAPNCYYAYYDAKCREGILILEDVSRRLFGDRSRFGATDYDHGRLVMVQLGRLHAVSLALKEQHPKLFGRFQQLGDVTKEQVLAMDEFKSVMDLSFDQAIATLNVHETAKKEKLAKLKRSFVEDLRAIGDGEQSEPFCVVCHGDYSGSNFMYNYNSGFPNRMVILDWQLAKYGSPAVDFLHFMFLSTDESFRRLHYDNMLQTYHGALRDHLERLGEHNATERFPLTTLMRLIRSQAKYAATLAVLQIPMTIVSARIDSREDEPGVSGGTELKYQTQMNGQIIHSKDTYHFSGRTVSCRSISQLCRKRSPCPSWISPVIWTAQGVTVDLSCSGKRFQSWTTQAATMDHSC, encoded by the exons ATGAAGCCGGCTGTAAGCAACATTCCCCACTTCGTCCAGGatggtatccggaaaacagcttCCAAACTAAACTTCGGCCCCCAATTCACCGTTGATTACGACTTCCGCAGTGGTGCAAACAGTTCGAGCTGTGTTTCCATCATCTACCGCATCACGTTACGAGAAGAACCACGTGAAGTTACACTCCTCTGCAAGGGTCCTCTGGCGGGGGCCAATGACACTTTGCTAGCTCTGTTCGAACGGGAGGTTTACATCTACCAGCAGCTTCTACCGGCTTTTGGAGAATTCCAGCGCGAGCACGGCATTGAGCAGACGGCCGAAGAATTTGTTTTCGCACCGAATTGCTACTACGCCTACTACGACGCGAAATGCCGGGAAGGTATTCTGATACTGGAGGATGTGAGCAGACGATTGTTTGGCGATCGGAGCCGGTTTGGGGCCACCGATTACGACCATGGGCGACTAGTAATGGTTCAACTGGGAAGATTGCATGCAGTTTCGCTGGCTCTGAAGGAACAACATCCCAAACTGTTTGGTCGTTTTCAACAACTGGGAGATGTCACCAAGGAGCAAGTTTTAGCGATGGATGAGTTCAAGAGTGTGATGGATCTATCATTTGACCAGGCTATCGCTACGCTGAACGTGCACGAGACGGCGAAAAAGGAAAAGTTGGCCAAGTTGAAGCGCTCGTTCGTGGAGGATCTGAGGGCAATCGGAGACGGCGAACAGTCCGAGCCATTTTGCGTTGTTTGCCACGGAGATTACAGCGGCAGTAATTTTATGTATAACTACAAC AGTGGTTTCCCCAATCGAATGGTGATACTGGATTGGCAGCTAGCAAAGTATGGATCGCCTGCGGTGGATTTTCTCCACTTCATGTTTCTCAGCACAGATGAATCATTTCGGCGCCTTCACTACGACAACATGCTGCAGACGTACCATGGCGCTTTGAGGGACCACTTGGAACGTTTGGGAGAGCACAATGCAACGGAGCGATTTCCATTGACCACGCTGATGCGATTAATCCGTTCGCAAGCCAAGTATGCAGCTACGCTGGCAGTACTGCAAATACCGATGACGATTGTCAGCGCCCGAATAGATTCAAGAGAGGATGAGCCGGGGGTATCGGGAGGAACCGAGCTGAAGTATCAAACTCAAATGAATG gTCAAATCATTCATTCAAAGGACACATACCATTTTTCGGGTCGAACAGTATCTTGTCGGTCGATAAGTCAACTATGTCGGAAGCGATCCCCGTGCCCATCATGGATTTCACCAGTGATTTGGACGGCCCAAGGCGTAACAGTGGATCTTTCGTGCTCAGGGAAGAGGTTCCAATCGTGGACGACACAGGCCGCGACGATGGATCATTCGTGTTGA